A DNA window from Bacteroides cellulosilyticus contains the following coding sequences:
- a CDS encoding Lrp/AsnC family transcriptional regulator, producing MEKIDNLDRQILEIISQNARIPFKDVAAECGVSRAAIHQRVQRLIDLGVIVGSGYHVNPKSLGYRTCTYVGIKLEKGSMYKSVVAEMEKIPEIVECHFTTGPYTMLTKVYARDNEHLMDLLNNKMQEIPGVTATETLISLEQSIKKEIPICPEK from the coding sequence ATGGAAAAAATAGACAATCTTGACCGGCAGATTCTGGAAATCATCTCTCAGAACGCCCGCATTCCTTTCAAAGATGTAGCTGCTGAGTGTGGCGTATCACGTGCTGCCATTCATCAACGTGTGCAACGTTTGATAGATTTAGGCGTCATTGTCGGCTCCGGTTATCATGTGAACCCCAAATCCTTGGGCTACAGAACCTGCACGTATGTAGGTATCAAGCTAGAGAAAGGTTCCATGTACAAATCAGTGGTTGCCGAAATGGAAAAAATACCGGAAATCGTGGAATGCCACTTCACTACGGGCCCTTACACGATGCTGACGAAAGTATATGCACGCGATAACGAGCATCTGATGGACTTGCTGAATAACAAAATGCAAGAAATTCCGGGTGTAACCGCTACCGAAACGTTGATTTCACTGGAGCAAAGTATCAAGAAGGAAATTCCTATTTGCCCGGAGAAATAA
- a CDS encoding FKBP-type peptidyl-prolyl cis-trans isomerase, giving the protein MKKVTFIMALAVGAGLASCTAQSPKANLKTDVDSLSYAIGMARTEGLTQYLMQQGVDTTQMAEFIKGFNEGAAKTSKKDVAYMTGMQIGQMVGKQWVEGFNQQIFGGDSTQTISRENLLAGFIAGITDKSNVMTKEAATAYMRDGMEAIKEKASAAKYADNKAAGEKFLAENKGKEGVVTTPSGLQYKIITKGTGEIPADTSKVKVNYKGTLIDGTEFDSSYKRNEPATFRANQVIKGWTEALTMMPVGSKWELYIPQELGYGGRETGGQIKPFSTLIFEVELVSIEK; this is encoded by the coding sequence ATGAAAAAAGTAACATTTATCATGGCTCTTGCAGTAGGCGCAGGTTTAGCTTCCTGTACTGCACAAAGCCCGAAAGCAAATCTGAAAACAGATGTTGACTCATTGTCTTACGCCATCGGTATGGCTCGTACGGAAGGTCTGACTCAGTACCTGATGCAACAAGGCGTTGACACTACTCAGATGGCTGAATTCATCAAAGGTTTCAACGAAGGCGCTGCTAAAACCAGCAAGAAAGACGTTGCTTACATGACCGGTATGCAAATCGGCCAGATGGTAGGCAAACAATGGGTAGAAGGCTTCAACCAACAAATCTTCGGTGGCGACTCTACTCAGACTATCAGCCGTGAAAACCTGTTGGCAGGTTTCATCGCAGGTATCACAGACAAGAGCAACGTTATGACCAAAGAAGCTGCTACAGCTTACATGCGCGACGGTATGGAAGCCATCAAGGAAAAAGCTTCAGCTGCCAAATACGCTGACAACAAAGCTGCCGGTGAAAAATTCCTTGCTGAAAACAAAGGTAAAGAAGGTGTTGTAACTACTCCGAGCGGTCTGCAATACAAAATCATCACCAAAGGTACAGGTGAGATTCCTGCTGACACCAGCAAAGTGAAAGTAAACTACAAGGGTACTTTGATTGACGGTACTGAATTCGACAGCTCTTACAAGCGCAACGAACCTGCTACTTTCCGTGCCAACCAAGTTATCAAAGGCTGGACAGAAGCCCTCACAATGATGCCTGTAGGTTCTAAGTGGGAACTTTATATTCCGCAGGAACTGGGTTACGGTGGCAGAGAAACCGGCGGTCAGATCAAACCGTTCTCTACCCTGATCTTCGAGGTAGAGCTCGTTAGCATCGAAAAATAA
- a CDS encoding FKBP-type peptidyl-prolyl cis-trans isomerase — MDKFSYAIGLGIGQNLLSMGAKGIEVDDFAQAIKDILEGNKTAISHAEARDIVNKYFAELEEKMNAASIEQGVQFLEENKKRPNVVTLPSGLQYEVINEGKVGTYAKATDQVKCHYEGTLIDGTLFDSSIKRGQPAVFGVNQVIPGWVEALQLMPEGAKWKLYIPSDLAYGAQGAGEMIPPHSTLIFEVELLEILSQK, encoded by the coding sequence ATGGATAAATTCAGTTACGCTATCGGCCTCGGAATAGGTCAAAATTTATTGAGTATGGGTGCAAAAGGCATCGAAGTAGATGACTTTGCACAAGCTATCAAAGACATACTGGAAGGAAACAAAACCGCCATTTCACACGCAGAGGCACGCGATATAGTAAACAAATACTTCGCTGAACTGGAAGAGAAAATGAATGCAGCCAGCATAGAGCAAGGCGTACAGTTCCTGGAAGAAAACAAGAAACGCCCGAATGTGGTTACTTTGCCAAGCGGTCTGCAATACGAAGTCATCAACGAAGGCAAGGTGGGCACTTATGCAAAAGCTACCGACCAGGTGAAATGCCATTACGAAGGTACACTGATTGACGGAACCCTGTTCGACAGCTCTATCAAACGCGGACAACCCGCCGTATTCGGTGTGAACCAGGTTATCCCCGGCTGGGTGGAAGCGCTTCAGTTGATGCCCGAAGGTGCCAAGTGGAAACTTTATATTCCCTCCGATCTAGCCTATGGCGCACAAGGTGCAGGCGAAATGATACCGCCTCACAGCACATTGATTTTTGAAGTGGAACTACTTGAAATATTATCCCAAAAATAA